A genomic stretch from Silurus meridionalis isolate SWU-2019-XX chromosome 1, ASM1480568v1, whole genome shotgun sequence includes:
- the si:ch73-389b16.1 gene encoding coiled-coil domain-containing protein 18 gives MNKVRGDLSEKERELLMIRRASGAKASQLAQMEKMLQETKSMMEKKTETSTEKNIYDDTMVTELEEKVQRSKRERRNSLHRTQLLESQMKTVRGELVDTMGHLQALRDVLRRSQQKAEERQAAMEKLNAELR, from the exons ATGAATAAGGTCCGTGGTGATCTGAGTGAGAAGGAGCGGGAGTTGCTGATGATCCGCAGGGCGAGCGGAGCCAAAGCCTCACAGCTGGCTCAGATGGAAAAGATGCTGCAGGAGACCAAAAGcatgatggaaaaaaagactgagacaagtacagaaaaaaacatttacgaCGACACCATGG TGACTGAGCTGGAGGAGAAGGTGCAGCGCAGTAAGCGAGAGCGGCGTAACTCTCTGCACCGCACACAGTTGCTGGAAAGTCAAATGAAGACAGTGCGTGGTGAGCTGGTGGACACAATGGGCCACTTGCAAGCACTCAGAGATGTCCTGCGCCGCTCACAGCAGAAGGCAGAAGAGCGCCAAGCAGCCATGGAGAAACTGAATGCCGAGCTCAGGTGA